A genome region from Synergistaceae bacterium includes the following:
- the ftsZ gene encoding cell division protein FtsZ has translation MNQNQLFNLTNNNIRQNEKIVVFGVGGGGGNALNHIIESGVQGVDFVAANTDARALDMSQAPNKIILGEALTRGLGAGANPQVGANAAKESIDRIKEYITGADMLFVTAGMGGGTGTGAAPVIAEAAKDMGVLVVGVVTKPFGFEMGKRMHTAEEGIAQLKKNVDALLIVENDKLLQMENGVKIKIVDAYKKVDEVLRQAVQGVTDLITKNGFINLDFADIKAVLTDAGTAIMGMGEGEGEDRATKAAKNAITSPLMTFPVTGAKGILLNVTTGSEIMLGEMSDAAKIIEETADPDAQVIWGHVIDESLGDKVHVTLIATFPDDGKVRKPIAKPEQAPEKVQSRVQQVQQQPQRQNIVQPQQPSRVNSLYDSYTKKRRAQEGGGLEEARLTSPSNDDFSVFPGFQRKPYDQPALFRKNLKD, from the coding sequence ATGAATCAAAATCAGTTATTCAATCTAACGAATAATAATATACGTCAAAATGAAAAAATTGTAGTATTTGGAGTCGGCGGAGGAGGAGGTAACGCACTCAATCACATAATCGAGTCTGGAGTTCAGGGCGTTGATTTTGTTGCTGCTAACACTGACGCAAGAGCATTAGACATGAGTCAAGCTCCTAATAAAATTATTCTCGGTGAGGCTTTAACACGCGGACTCGGTGCAGGTGCTAATCCACAAGTCGGAGCAAATGCCGCAAAAGAAAGTATTGACCGGATCAAAGAATATATAACTGGTGCAGATATGTTATTTGTTACTGCCGGAATGGGCGGCGGAACAGGTACAGGAGCAGCCCCGGTTATTGCTGAAGCTGCCAAAGATATGGGAGTCCTTGTCGTCGGAGTCGTTACAAAGCCGTTCGGTTTCGAAATGGGCAAGCGTATGCACACAGCCGAAGAGGGAATCGCACAGTTAAAGAAAAACGTCGACGCTTTATTAATTGTCGAGAATGATAAATTGCTTCAGATGGAAAACGGCGTGAAAATTAAAATCGTTGACGCTTATAAAAAAGTTGATGAGGTTCTACGTCAGGCAGTACAGGGAGTTACAGATTTGATCACTAAGAACGGATTTATAAATCTTGACTTTGCAGATATTAAAGCAGTTCTCACAGACGCAGGCACGGCAATAATGGGAATGGGCGAAGGAGAAGGCGAAGACAGAGCGACAAAGGCCGCAAAGAACGCAATTACTTCACCGTTAATGACATTTCCTGTTACCGGCGCAAAAGGAATCTTACTCAACGTTACAACAGGAAGCGAGATCATGCTCGGCGAAATGTCGGACGCAGCAAAAATTATCGAAGAGACAGCAGATCCTGACGCTCAAGTTATCTGGGGACATGTCATTGATGAGTCGCTCGGTGATAAAGTTCACGTTACATTAATTGCTACGTTCCCCGATGACGGAAAAGTCCGCAAGCCCATAGCCAAGCCCGAACAGGCACCCGAAAAAGTTCAGTCGAGAGTCCAGCAGGTACAACAGCAGCCGCAAAGACAAAATATTGTACAGCCTCAGCAGCCTTCACGAGTCAATTCTTTATATGACTCATACACTAAGAAGAGACGCGCCCAAGAAGGCGGAGGACTCGAAGAAGCTAGATTAACTTCTCCATCAAATGACGATTTCAGCGTATTCCCGGGATTCCAGAGGAAGCCATATGACCAGCCGGCCCTATTCAGAAAGAACCTCAAGGACTGA
- a CDS encoding SPOR domain-containing protein: MTSRPYSERTSRTEPRRSTIRRGIKKRGILPSFGDIILPVVSVAAVVLLIIAGRQFFLNGMRTSPGISSTRAFAESPALMAEREARAERESNSETSNNLIAVSSEDIAASDTNLLAAPGIKETSTPVIVVAEPVKAPENVEPVKPAQTPAKQASPAPVKKEQPKPAKTQDLPASKQWRVQVGAYTLKAAANEGAEKINKAGYKTVVYSNPASKYIKVWVLAGADKKSAEQVMHKMKSMGFKTSFVVPPPKSK; this comes from the coding sequence ATGACCAGCCGGCCCTATTCAGAAAGAACCTCAAGGACTGAGCCCAGACGCTCGACTATACGCAGAGGCATTAAGAAACGCGGGATTTTGCCGTCATTCGGTGATATTATTTTACCCGTTGTCAGTGTCGCTGCTGTAGTCTTGTTAATCATTGCAGGACGGCAATTTTTCCTTAATGGCATGAGAACTTCCCCGGGGATTTCTTCAACGAGGGCATTTGCTGAGTCTCCCGCTTTGATGGCAGAACGTGAAGCGCGCGCAGAAAGAGAGTCAAACTCTGAAACAAGTAATAATTTAATCGCTGTATCGTCTGAAGATATTGCCGCGTCTGACACGAATTTATTAGCAGCTCCCGGCATTAAAGAAACTTCTACGCCCGTTATAGTTGTCGCCGAACCTGTGAAAGCTCCCGAAAATGTTGAGCCGGTCAAGCCCGCACAGACTCCCGCAAAACAAGCAAGCCCGGCACCTGTCAAGAAAGAACAGCCCAAACCGGCCAAGACTCAAGATTTACCGGCTTCAAAACAATGGCGGGTACAAGTCGGCGCATATACTTTAAAGGCAGCAGCAAACGAGGGCGCAGAAAAAATTAACAAGGCAGGCTATAAAACTGTAGTATATTCAAATCCTGCGTCTAAATATATTAAAGTCTGGGTCTTAGCCGGAGCAGATAAGAAATCAGCCGAGCAGGTTATGCACAAAATGAAGTCTATGGGATTCAAGACAAGTTTTGTAGTTCCGCCCCCTAAGTCTAAATAA